One Kitasatospora sp. MAP12-44 DNA segment encodes these proteins:
- a CDS encoding non-ribosomal peptide synthetase, producing the protein MNVNENTPATADALRRELIAKRLAGRKTAVAGGAVGGRMVPVERGGALPVSFAQERLWLLDRLSASGDEYILKYVWRVRGPLDPVAWQHALDDVVARHEVLRTALTEVDGRPVQHIADHATVPLQWTDLTSTPADHRLDHARSLATTFSTQPFDLAAAPLLRSAAWTLDTDDHLVVVTFHHVASDGWSAKIFTDELTASYEARTTTGTTATLPQLPIQYADFASWQRNHLTGQVLDDQLSYWRTALADLPVLDLPTDRPRPATRTGRGGTITYTLPTTLITQLEALARTHQATTFMVLLAAYQTVLARWSGQHDIAIGTPIAGRNRAEIEGLIGFFVNTLVTRADLTDNPTFETHLTRVRNNVLGAFDHQDLPFERLVEDLKPERDPSRNPLFQAWFVTQNFEQAEAHHGSIQLSPMSLDTGDPSSPFDISLITRPVEGGMKFHFTYARDLFDADSVERLASHLRRLLEAVAVTPDVPVGSLDLLTDEERQALAVLSAPVDVSGEPLSVLEAFAAQVARDPAAVAVVCAEQQLSYQELDDRSDALADALRTAGVSPESPVGVCLERGPWLPIALLGIWKAGGAYVPLDPAYPHARLAYMAKDAALTCIITQHNLADQATSLHPTPLLVESLPTTGTHTPHPTGQLAYVIYTSGSTGQPKGVAVDHPALARHTHTIRHHYQLTPHDHVLQFASSSFDPFLEQLLPALLSGAQVVIRPSDPWLPTHIPSVIEQYGITVANFPPAYWAELVSGLSAAQVPAMATLRLLILGGEVLPTTALAVWQQHLPGTTVINAYGPTEATVTSTAHTVQGDTPGKVPIGTALGSRRTYILDPHGKPTPLGVPGELCIGGPELARGYHHRPALTADRFTPDPYGPPGSRIYHTGDRTRRYPDGTLHYLGRLDNQIKLRGYRIELEEIQTTLTNHPHITAAITTIREDHPGHPRLTTHYTTTNTTPLTTTELRTWCATTLPDHMIPTTYIHLTTLPTTPTGKIDHKALPAPATDRTDSDTDYTAPRNPTEQTIADIWAEVLGTTLIGIDDNFFELGGHSLLATMAVSRIAEQLNRSVELRTLFEKPCIRDFAEQVAAAGDAVGGRMVPVERGGALPVSFAQERLWLLDRLSATRDEYTLSHVWRVRGPLDPVAWQHALDDVVARHEVLRTALTEVDGRPVQHIADHAIVPVQWTDLTTAPADQRLDHARDLATAFSTQPFDLAAAPLLRSAAWTLDTDDHLVVVTFHHVASDGWSAKIFTDELTASYEARTTGTTATLPQLPIQYADFASWQRNHLTGQVLEDQLTYWRTALADLPILDLPTDRPRPTTRTGRGGTITYTLPTTLITQLETLAHTHQATTFMVLLAAYQTVLARWSGQHDIAIGTPIAGRNRAEIEGLIGFFVNTLVTRADLTDNPTFETHLTRVRNNVLGAFDHQDLPFERLVEDLKPERDLSRNPLFQVLFDVNDRPATQVTAAGAEFTPFELPRDTAKFDLSLSFGTGREGRFSIHVEYATDLFDEATIRRLASHVESVLTEIAHSPRTRVGDLRMLSEEERSIVDAFSAPVDVSGEPLSVLEAFAAQVARDPAAVAVVCAEQQLSYQELDDRSDALADALRAAGVGPESPVGVCLERSPWLPIALLGIWKAGGAYVPLDPAYPHARLAYMAQDAALTCIITQHQLTDLATSLHPTPLLVENLPTTGTHTPHPSGQLAYVIYTSGSTGQPKGVAVDHPALARHTHTIRHHYQLTPHDHVLQFASSSFDASLEQLLPGLTAGARVVIRPDQMWTTEELCEQIHTHGITVMELVPTYWAEFAAGLDHTPLHTLATLRLVITGGEVLPPAPTDAWFTHLPHVPVINTYGPTETAIAATAHTVHQRTADRIPIGTALGSRRTYILDPHGNPTPLGVPGELCIGGPELARGYHHRPALTADRFTPDPYGPPGSRIYHTGDRTRRHPDGTLHYLGRLDNQIKLRGYRIELEEIQTTLTNHPHITAAITTIREDHPGHPHLTTHYTTTNTTPLTTTELRTWCATTLPDHMIPTTYIHLTTLPTTPTGKIDHTALPAPTTDEGAKSTSFVEPSTPTEDVIASIWSVALGIDRVGVEDNFFELGGHSLRATVVASRIRQAFDCAVQVRHIFENPTVSALAVTVEQLLIDEIAAMSGDEIDLSLHLHLQ; encoded by the coding sequence GTGAACGTGAACGAGAACACGCCCGCCACGGCGGACGCCCTGCGCAGGGAACTCATCGCCAAGCGGCTGGCCGGCCGGAAGACCGCGGTCGCCGGCGGTGCGGTCGGTGGGCGGATGGTGCCGGTGGAGCGGGGCGGGGCGCTGCCGGTCTCGTTCGCGCAGGAGCGGCTCTGGCTGCTCGACCGCCTCTCCGCGAGCGGCGACGAGTACATCCTCAAGTACGTGTGGCGGGTGCGCGGTCCGCTGGACCCGGTGGCCTGGCAGCACGCCCTGGACGACGTCGTCGCCCGCCACGAAGTCCTGCGCACCGCCCTGACCGAAGTCGACGGACGCCCCGTCCAGCACATCGCCGACCACGCCACCGTCCCCCTCCAGTGGACCGACCTCACCAGCACCCCCGCCGACCACCGCCTCGACCACGCCCGCAGCCTGGCCACCACCTTCTCCACCCAGCCCTTCGACCTCGCGGCCGCACCCCTGCTGCGCTCCGCCGCCTGGACCCTGGACACCGACGACCACCTCGTCGTCGTCACCTTCCACCACGTCGCCTCCGACGGCTGGTCCGCCAAGATCTTCACCGACGAACTCACCGCAAGCTACGAAGCACGCACCACCACCGGCACCACCGCCACCCTGCCGCAACTCCCCATCCAGTACGCCGACTTCGCCAGCTGGCAACGCAACCACCTCACCGGCCAGGTGCTGGACGACCAACTCAGCTACTGGCGCACCGCCCTGGCCGACCTGCCCGTCCTCGACCTGCCCACCGACCGACCCCGCCCCGCCACCCGCACCGGCCGCGGCGGCACCATCACCTACACCCTCCCCACCACCCTGATCACCCAACTCGAAGCCCTCGCCCGCACCCACCAGGCCACCACCTTCATGGTCCTGCTCGCCGCCTACCAGACCGTCCTCGCCCGCTGGTCCGGACAGCACGACATCGCCATCGGCACCCCCATCGCCGGCCGCAACCGCGCCGAAATCGAAGGCCTCATCGGCTTCTTCGTCAACACCCTCGTCACCCGCGCCGACCTCACCGACAACCCCACCTTCGAAACCCACCTCACCCGCGTCCGCAACAACGTCCTCGGCGCCTTCGACCACCAAGACCTCCCCTTCGAACGCCTCGTCGAAGACCTCAAACCCGAACGCGACCCCAGTCGCAACCCCCTCTTCCAGGCTTGGTTCGTCACCCAGAACTTCGAGCAGGCCGAGGCGCACCACGGCTCCATCCAGCTGTCGCCGATGAGCCTCGACACCGGCGACCCCTCCTCGCCCTTCGACATCTCGCTGATCACGCGACCCGTCGAAGGCGGGATGAAGTTCCACTTCACCTACGCCAGGGATCTGTTCGACGCCGACTCCGTCGAGCGTCTGGCGAGCCACCTGCGCCGGCTGCTCGAGGCGGTGGCGGTCACCCCTGACGTCCCGGTCGGGAGCCTGGACCTGCTGACGGACGAGGAGCGGCAGGCTCTCGCCGTCCTCAGTGCTCCGGTCGACGTGAGCGGTGAGCCGCTGTCGGTGCTGGAGGCCTTCGCGGCGCAGGTGGCACGCGATCCGGCCGCGGTGGCCGTGGTCTGCGCAGAACAGCAGCTCAGCTACCAGGAGTTGGACGACCGCTCCGACGCACTCGCCGACGCACTGCGCACCGCCGGCGTCAGCCCCGAATCCCCGGTCGGCGTCTGCCTGGAACGCGGCCCATGGCTGCCCATCGCCCTGCTCGGCATCTGGAAGGCCGGCGGCGCATACGTCCCACTCGACCCCGCCTACCCCCACGCCCGCCTCGCCTACATGGCCAAGGACGCAGCCCTCACCTGCATCATCACCCAGCACAACCTCGCCGACCAGGCCACCTCACTCCACCCCACACCCCTCCTCGTCGAAAGCCTCCCCACCACCGGCACCCACACCCCCCACCCCACCGGCCAACTCGCCTACGTCATCTACACCTCCGGCTCCACCGGACAACCCAAGGGCGTCGCCGTCGACCACCCCGCCCTCGCCCGCCACACCCACACCATCCGCCACCACTACCAACTCACCCCCCACGACCACGTCCTGCAATTCGCCTCCTCCTCCTTCGACCCCTTCCTCGAACAGCTGCTCCCGGCCCTGCTCAGCGGCGCCCAGGTGGTCATCCGGCCCAGCGATCCATGGCTGCCGACCCATATTCCGTCCGTGATCGAGCAGTACGGCATCACCGTGGCCAACTTCCCGCCGGCCTACTGGGCGGAGCTGGTGTCGGGCCTGTCGGCGGCACAGGTACCGGCGATGGCGACGCTGCGCCTGCTGATCCTCGGCGGCGAGGTCCTGCCCACCACCGCGCTCGCCGTCTGGCAGCAGCACCTGCCCGGCACCACCGTCATCAACGCCTACGGACCCACCGAGGCCACCGTGACCTCCACCGCCCACACCGTCCAGGGGGACACCCCCGGCAAGGTACCGATCGGTACCGCTCTGGGCAGCCGGCGGACCTACATCCTCGACCCGCACGGCAAACCCACCCCCCTCGGCGTCCCCGGCGAACTCTGCATCGGCGGACCCGAACTCGCCCGCGGCTACCACCACCGCCCCGCCCTCACCGCCGACCGCTTCACCCCCGACCCCTACGGCCCCCCCGGCTCACGCATCTACCACACCGGCGACCGCACCCGCCGATACCCCGACGGCACCCTCCACTACCTCGGCCGCCTCGACAACCAGATCAAACTCCGCGGCTACCGCATCGAGCTCGAAGAAATCCAAACCACCCTCACCAACCACCCCCACATCACCGCAGCCATCACCACCATCCGCGAAGACCACCCCGGACACCCCCGCCTCACCACCCACTACACCACCACCAACACCACCCCCCTCACCACCACCGAACTCCGCACCTGGTGCGCCACCACCCTCCCCGACCACATGATCCCCACCACCTACATCCACCTCACCACCCTCCCCACCACCCCCACCGGCAAAATCGACCACAAAGCCCTCCCCGCACCCGCCACCGATCGCACCGACAGCGACACCGACTACACCGCCCCGCGCAACCCCACCGAGCAGACCATCGCCGACATCTGGGCCGAAGTCCTCGGCACCACCCTCATCGGCATTGACGACAACTTCTTCGAACTCGGCGGCCACTCGCTCCTCGCCACCATGGCCGTCTCCCGGATCGCCGAACAGCTCAACCGCTCGGTCGAACTGCGCACCCTCTTCGAGAAGCCCTGCATCCGCGACTTCGCCGAGCAGGTCGCCGCCGCCGGTGACGCGGTCGGTGGGCGGATGGTGCCGGTGGAGCGGGGCGGGGCGCTGCCGGTCTCGTTCGCGCAGGAGCGGCTCTGGCTGCTCGACCGCCTCTCCGCGACCCGCGACGAGTACACCCTCAGCCATGTGTGGCGGGTGCGCGGCCCGCTGGACCCGGTGGCCTGGCAGCACGCCCTGGACGACGTCGTCGCCCGCCACGAAGTCCTGCGCACCGCCCTGACCGAAGTCGACGGACGCCCCGTCCAGCACATCGCCGACCACGCCATCGTCCCCGTGCAGTGGACCGACCTCACCACCGCCCCCGCCGACCAGCGCCTCGACCACGCCCGCGACCTGGCCACCGCCTTCTCCACCCAGCCCTTCGACCTCGCGGCCGCGCCCCTGCTGCGCTCCGCCGCCTGGACCCTGGACACCGACGACCACCTCGTCGTCGTCACCTTCCACCACGTCGCCTCCGACGGCTGGTCCGCCAAGATCTTCACCGACGAACTCACCGCAAGCTACGAAGCACGCACCACCGGCACCACCGCCACCCTGCCGCAACTCCCCATCCAGTACGCCGACTTCGCCAGCTGGCAGCGCAACCACCTCACCGGCCAAGTCCTCGAAGACCAACTCACCTACTGGCGCACCGCCCTGGCCGACCTCCCCATCCTCGACCTCCCCACCGACCGACCCCGCCCCACCACCCGCACCGGCCGCGGCGGCACCATCACCTACACCCTCCCCACCACCCTGATCACCCAACTCGAAACCCTCGCCCACACCCACCAGGCCACCACCTTCATGGTCCTGCTCGCCGCCTACCAGACCGTCCTCGCCCGCTGGTCCGGACAGCACGACATCGCCATCGGCACCCCCATCGCCGGCCGCAACCGCGCCGAAATCGAAGGCCTCATCGGCTTCTTCGTCAACACCCTCGTCACCCGCGCCGACCTCACCGACAACCCCACCTTCGAAACCCACCTCACCCGCGTCCGCAACAACGTCCTCGGCGCCTTCGACCACCAAGACCTCCCCTTCGAACGCCTCGTCGAAGACCTCAAACCCGAACGCGACCTCAGCCGCAACCCCCTCTTCCAGGTGCTGTTCGACGTCAACGACCGGCCCGCCACCCAAGTGACGGCTGCCGGGGCCGAGTTCACGCCCTTCGAACTCCCGCGGGACACGGCGAAGTTCGATCTCTCGCTCTCCTTCGGCACGGGCAGGGAGGGTCGCTTCTCCATCCATGTCGAGTACGCCACCGACCTCTTCGATGAGGCGACCATCCGCCGCCTGGCCTCCCATGTCGAAAGCGTCCTGACCGAGATCGCTCACTCGCCCCGCACCCGGGTCGGCGACCTCCGGATGCTGTCCGAGGAGGAGCGATCGATCGTCGACGCCTTCAGCGCTCCGGTCGACGTGAGCGGTGAGCCGCTGTCGGTGCTGGAGGCCTTCGCGGCGCAGGTGGCACGCGATCCGGCCGCGGTGGCCGTGGTCTGCGCAGAACAGCAGCTCAGCTACCAGGAGTTGGACGACCGCTCCGACGCCCTCGCCGACGCACTGCGCGCCGCCGGCGTCGGCCCCGAATCCCCGGTCGGCGTCTGCCTGGAGCGCAGCCCATGGCTGCCCATCGCCCTGCTCGGCATCTGGAAGGCCGGCGGCGCCTACGTCCCACTCGACCCCGCCTACCCCCACGCCCGCCTCGCCTACATGGCCCAGGACGCAGCCCTCACCTGCATCATCACCCAGCACCAACTCACCGACCTCGCCACCTCACTCCACCCCACACCCCTCCTGGTCGAAAACCTCCCCACCACCGGCACCCACACCCCCCACCCCAGCGGCCAACTCGCCTACGTCATCTACACCTCCGGCTCCACCGGACAACCCAAGGGCGTCGCCGTCGACCACCCCGCCCTCGCCCGCCACACCCACACCATCCGCCACCACTACCAACTCACCCCCCACGACCACGTCCTGCAATTCGCCTCCTCCTCCTTCGACGCCTCACTCGAGCAGTTGCTCCCCGGCCTCACCGCCGGAGCCCGGGTCGTGATCCGCCCCGACCAGATGTGGACCACCGAGGAACTCTGCGAGCAGATCCACACCCACGGCATCACCGTCATGGAGCTCGTCCCCACCTACTGGGCCGAGTTCGCCGCCGGCCTCGACCACACCCCGCTCCACACCCTCGCGACCCTGCGCCTCGTGATCACCGGCGGCGAGGTCCTCCCGCCCGCTCCCACCGACGCCTGGTTCACCCACCTCCCGCACGTCCCCGTCATCAACACCTACGGCCCCACCGAAACCGCCATCGCCGCCACCGCCCACACCGTCCACCAGCGCACCGCCGACCGCATCCCGATCGGTACCGCTCTGGGCAGCCGGCGGACCTACATCCTCGACCCGCACGGCAACCCCACCCCCCTCGGCGTCCCCGGCGAACTCTGCATCGGCGGACCCGAACTCGCCCGCGGCTACCACCACCGCCCCGCCCTCACCGCCGACCGCTTCACCCCCGACCCCTACGGCCCCCCCGGCTCACGCATCTACCACACCGGCGACCGCACCCGCCGACACCCCGACGGCACCCTCCACTACCTCGGCCGCCTCGACAACCAGATCAAACTCCGCGGCTACCGCATCGAACTCGAAGAAATCCAAACCACCCTCACCAACCACCCCCACATCACCGCAGCCATCACCACCATCCGCGAAGACCACCCCGGACACCCCCACCTCACCACCCACTACACCACCACCAACACCACCCCCCTCACCACCACCGAACTCCGCACCTGGTGCGCCACCACCCTCCCCGACCACATGATCCCCACCACCTACATCCACCTCACCACCCTCCCCACCACCCCCACCGGCAAAATCGACCACACAGCCCTCCCCGCACCCACCACCGACGAGGGCGCCAAGAGCACCTCCTTCGTCGAGCCCAGCACGCCCACCGAAGACGTGATCGCCAGCATCTGGTCCGTCGCCCTGGGCATCGACCGGGTGGGCGTCGAGGACAACTTCTTCGAACTCGGCGGCCACTCGCTGCGGGCCACCGTCGTCGCCTCCCGGATACGCCAGGCGTTCGACTGCGCCGTCCAGGTCCGGCACATCTTCGAGAACCCCACCGTCTCCGCGTTGGCGGTCACCGTGGAACAGCTCCTGATCGACGAGATCGCCGCCATGAGCGGCGACGAGATCGACCTGTCGCTCCACCTCCACCTCCAGTGA